From one Octopus bimaculoides isolate UCB-OBI-ISO-001 chromosome 1, ASM119413v2, whole genome shotgun sequence genomic stretch:
- the LOC106876875 gene encoding MOG interacting and ectopic P-granules protein 1, translated as MESCNTSLDVGEMKNNCSQESADSISDLETSVKNGVGKNLVPGEKSDFLRNKSKGEQQQNVSLNEDKIDNEESKENQLSKIKSPVDKITVEDESDVIITSSEKLEKAEKKSDSPSKGETDPLKVVIKLTDSNKKNTNNDDDDDEVEVLNTAAKINSANNGLESVAKENQRKVNDLNPCERSRLHLQSSNCQSNSLLTSNSNNQLRSGPFSANNNHNKVQQPPELPSFNLANQQNNYAPLSGAKIPKPHIPSMSPLNSSQSSMNSSKGGTSPFCSSPNFSNFNINDNDDSKDTLPNSSVEQIEAIKRETLLHSMSTKAQRILKAKAKAELLMKADEKLGPLANFLNNLGLDIVKQSVYQEAIHIQSRKQQSGKLTDVECSQLDKMRTSCRELAEKLKHLKLSYRKCKLCNFVSESVNVHFWHREHPHVNKREDFCCSYCDFLTRNNLAFNFHMEAEHNIKGRSMEKPAFWQCSLCPFEHNSKSKLTQHRWKCEKNFEMKTHLSPSPETDINYSLYGVFYLSEKEEALKAIALHKAKQNQIKAQQAQFKLQQQQAAANRASYFNANKISPIQSKPMNQGNMNVNQRIPVLVHPKIGQPQVPGNQMRNFNARGNMQPNRFQQQSPIRPLVNHLGMKHFSPGMPQNNIRGTSLLNPNKGHQNLSLMRTQLPVKDLLNMHQQVKGHNVVTAKSLANQKLIPSNNQPINDVSEFEICELCGGYVKDREALRIHFFYAHRVEMPALMFEKPCPPLFCDVCEKKFWTSQGLQKHRVSLKHYAKGSLSQVCILCGCLVSHLLNHMTDTHQLNLQDFLNQKRCIVCGKVCQSRSETEIHMAASHGILVKRSNSNSMDAKVKLDEKGGGNSMAMATKTGTATPGSSASQLVKGNYCVFCKVPFASNAELTQHCLLVHKACKKCGMVLPAEGSLGNHRCQISIPTVKACSVCKKQILIQEFIKHVEERHLKKCSIKLKRLNSEEINAEMKEKKLHLDISGGASPCSISGNIDSGQNSVSGDVGSNSSARSHKRKPEESDRAAKRSKISLDNDSNFEAKSESISISDSDDDVEVINAGSSSADKTKLDYPKNGSVDKKKESSKTGSVSESAAPEKMDVDASQESEEESDWSQKGTAADKDKQDEQENATANNNNNNNNNGSTSAKLESSKESDESYDSKKSPVKSGSDKNITDSTE; from the coding sequence ATGGAAAGTTGCAACACTAGCCTGGATGTtggagaaatgaaaaataattgcaGCCAAGAAAGTGCCGACAGCATATCTGACCTAGAAACTTCTGTGAAGAACGGCGTTGGAAAGAATTTAGTTCCTGGGGAAAAATCTGATTTCTTGAGAAATAAGTCTAAGGGAGAACAACAGCAGAATGTCTCTTTAAACGAAGATAAAATTGATAacgaagaaagcaaagaaaatcaGCTTAGTAAAATCAAAAGTCCAGTAGATAAGATTACTGTAGAAGACGAATCTGACGTAATAATTACTTCTAGTGAGAAGTTGgagaaagcagaaaagaaatctGATAGTCCTTCTAAAGGGGAAACTGACCCTCTAAAAGTTGTCATTAAATTAACTGACAGTAACAAGAAGAAcaccaacaacgacgacgacgacgacgaagtgGAAGTTTTAAATACTGCAGCGAAGATCAACTCGGCAAACAACGGCCTTGAATCGGTTGCAAAAGAGAATCAAAGAAAAGTTAATGATCTAAATCCTTGTGAAAGATCTCGTCTTCATTTGCAGTCTTCAAATTGTCAATCAAATTCTCTTCTCACTTCAAACAGCAATAACCAGCTGCGATCTGGGCCTTTCAGTgctaacaacaatcataataaggTTCAGCAGCCACCTGAGCTGCCGTCTTTCAACCTGGCTAACCAACAGAACAATTATGCTCCGCTATCTGGAGCTAAAATTCCCAAACCTCATATACCTTCGATGTCTCCACTAAACAGTTCTCAATCCAGTATGAATTCTTCAAAAGGAGGTACGTCTCCTTTCTGCTCGTCACCTAATTTTTctaatttcaacatcaacgatAACGATGATTCTAAAGATACTTTGCCAAATTCCAGTGTTGAACAGATTGAGGCTATCAAGAGAGAAACGCTTCTACATTCTATGTCAACCAAGGCTCAACGCATCTTGAAAGCAAAAGCCAAGGCAGAGCTATTGATGAAAGCTGATGAAAAACTAGGTCCGCTAGCCAACTTCCTGAACAACTTGGGGCTTGACATTGTTAAACAATCTGTTTATCAAGAAGCCATCCATATTCAGTCTCGGAAGCAGCAGTCTGGCAAACTAACAGATGTTGAGTGTTCTCAACTGGACAAGATGCGGACATCCTGCAGGGAGCTTGCTGAAAAACTGAAACATCTTAAGCTCAGCTACAGGAAGTGCAAATTATGCAATTTTGTTAGTGAGTCGGTCAATGTCCATTTTTGGCATCGTGAACATCCACATGTTAACAAACGAGAAGACTTTTGTTGTTCCTATTGTGATTTCCTGACCAGAAACAACCTGGCTTTCAACTTTCATATGGAGGCTGAGCACAACATCAAAGGACGAAGTATGGAAAAGCCAGCGTTTTGGCAATGTAGTCTCTGCCCATTTGAACACAACTCTAAGAGTAAACTAACGCAGCACAGGTGGAAGTGTGAAAAGAACTTTGAAATGAAAACTCACTTGTCGCCGTCCCCTGAAACTGATATCAATTATAGCTTGTACGGGGTATTCTACCTCTCCGAGAAAGAAGAGGCCCTGAAGGCTATTGCTTTGCATAAAGCTAAACAAAATCAGATCAAAGCGCAGCAGGCTCAGTTTAAGTTGCAACAGCAACAAGCAGCTGCGAATCGAGCAAGCTACTTCAATGCTAATAAAATTTCTCCTATTCAGTCGAAACCAATGAATCAAGGAAATATGAATGTAAACCAAAGAATTCCTGTTTTAGTGCATCCCAAAATAGGTCAACCGCAAGTGCCAGGGAACCAGATGAGAAATTTCAATGCAAGAGGGAACATGCAACCGAATCGATTCCAGCAACAGTCTCCAATTCGGCCCCTGGTTAACCATCTTGGAATGAAACACTTCTCTCCTGGCATGCCCCAAAATAATATCCGTGGAACATCTTTACTCAACCCAAACAAGGGACATCAGAACCTAAGCCTGATGCGGACACAACTTCCTGTGAAAGATTTACTCAACATGCATCAACAGGTCAAAGGCCATAATGTAGTTACTGCCAAGTCTTTAGCCAACCAGAAATTAATACCTTCCAACAATCAGCCCATTAATGATGTTAGTGAGTTTGAAATCTGTGAGCTGTGTGGCGGCTATGTTAAAGATCGGGAAGCTCTGCGTATTCACTTCTTCTACGCTCATAGAGTTGAGATGCCTGCACTTATGTTCGAGAAACCATGCCCTCCTCTTTTCTGTGATGTTTGTGAAAAGAAATTCTGGACTAGCCAAGGCCTCCAGAAACACAGGGTTTCCTTGAAACATTATGCCAAGGGTTCTCTCTCTCAAGTATGCATCCTTTGTGGTTGTCTTGTTTCTCATCTGCTTAATCATATGACTGACACCCATCAGCTCAACTTACAGGACTTCCTGAACCAAAAGCGATGCATTGTTTGTGGGAAGGTGTGCCAGAGCCGATCTGAAACCGAGATCCACATGGCTGCCAGTCACGGTATTTTAGTGAAGCGTAGTAACTCGAATTCAATGGATGCCAAGGTGAAACTTGACGAGAAAGGAGGTGGTAATTCCATGGCTATGGCAACCAAAACCGGAACTGCCACCCCTGGCTCGTCGGCCTCTCAGTTGGTAAAAGGCAACTACTGTGTGTTTTGCAAGGTACCGTTTGCGAGCAATGCTGAATTGACACAACATTGTCTACTCGTACATAAGGCTTGCAAAAAATGCGGCATGGTTTTGCCAGCAGAGGGTTCTCTTGGTAACCACAGATGTCAGATAAGCATTCCAACGGTGAAAGCTTGCAGTGTGTGTAAGAAGCAGATACTCATTCAAGAGTTTATAAAGCACGTTGAAGAGAGGCATTTGAAAAAATGTTCTATCAAACTCAAGCGGCTCAACTCAGAAGAGATCAAcgcagaaatgaaagagaaaaaattacaCCTGGATATATCTGGTGGTGCTTCTCCTTGTTCAATATCTGGCAACATTGATTCCGGGCAAAACAGCGTTTCTGGGGATGTAGGTAGCAATAGTTCAGCTCGATCACATAAACGAAAACCAGAAGAATCCGATAGAGCAGCGAAACGCAGTAAAATTTCTCTAGATAATGATAGTAATTTTGAGGCTAAATCCGAATCTATATCTAtaagtgatagtgatgatgatgtggaagttATTAATGCTGGCAGTAGCTCTGCTGATAAGACTAAATTAGATTACCCCAAAAATGGTTCtgttgataaaaagaaagaaagtagtaaGACTGGCAGTGTTTCCGAATCTGCAGCACCTGAGAAGATGGATGTCGATGCGTCTCAAGAAAGTGAAGAGGAGAGCGACTGGAGTCAGAAAGGAACAGCTGCTGACAAGGACAAACAGGATGAGCAGGAAAACGCaaccgctaataataataataacaataacaataatggttctACTTCTGCAAAACTGGAGTCTTCCAAAGAATCTGATGAAAGCTATGATAGTAAGAAAAGTCCTGTGAAATCAGGGAGTGACAAAAACATTACAGACAGCACCGAATGA